The following proteins are co-located in the Rattus norvegicus strain BN/NHsdMcwi chromosome X, GRCr8, whole genome shotgun sequence genome:
- the LOC102552474 gene encoding protein FAM47E → MGDHRLPGSQARRTLKPTSQDTTVKSMWKDSSKCFSKHKKEQLRLPTSLENQHRFYGKERSDDFRKGGTSSEGLTPRSTEGIFFPTISRRVCSPIANKNQQKSADDSGLLYPLLTVQPTRRTFWDDINARHNQQLLAPWPRGEENSADILIKMLETPKPNRMLENKWPYWEDHREATKQPTTSGNQSQGKFDLEHHKLPWTCEGTWLHDGKYRGQDMLSSIYYKYIYKGGNDEWAQTYRDSMQHIDTGYEGQSSYEDSPCVRRTDLCNFDIKYGRKMSNGKDTSLSKQESSFVIKLQTPPDLCRVNKHKRYESPFLKSNQLKTLETEDSLTDSNELELQGENAGNTEIAEQAYEPTDWKYFISKEDTTPSTLEQMFMKKGWGYECSTPTSKMFRDYYWIMDSDDDDDDDDDDDDDDEEEKEKLKEEQTEKK, encoded by the coding sequence ATGGGAGACCACAGGCTGCCAGGGAGCCAGGCCCGTCGGACACTAAAGCCAACATCCCAGGACACTACTGTCAAGTCTATGTGGAAAGACTCTTCCAAGTGTTTTTCAAAGCACAAGAAAGAGCAACTGAGGTTGCCTACCTCCTTGGAGAACCAGCACCGATTCTATGGTAAGGAACGGTCAGATGACTTCAGGAAAGGCGGGACATCGAGTGAAGGGCTGACCCCACGCAGCACAGAGGGTATCTTTTTCCCAACAATTTCTCGTAGAGTATGTAGTCCCATCGCCAACAAGAATCAGCAAAAGTCAGCTGATGATTCAGGACTTTTATACCCGCTTTTGACAGTCCAGCCAACACGTAGAACTTTCTGGGATGACATAAATGCCCGCCACAATCAACAGCTGCTTGCTCCATGGCCTAGAGGAGAAGAAAATTCTGCAGACATATTAATTAAAATGCTGGAAACACCGAAACCTAACCGGATGCTGGAAAACAAGTGGCCGTATTGGGAAGATCACAGGGAAGCAACCAAGCAGCCCACCACCTCTGGCAACCAGTCTCAAGGAAAATTCGATCTGGAACATCACAAGCTTCCCTGGACATGTGAAGGCACTTGGCTCCACGATGGTAAATACAGAGGACAGGATATGCTTAGctctatttattataaatatatatacaaaggagGAAATGACGAATGGGcccaaacttacagagattccATGCAGCATATTGACACAGGATATGAAGGCCAATCAAGCTATGAAGACTCACCGTGTGTCAGGAGAACTGATCTGTGTAATTTTGACATCAAGTATGGTAGGAAAATGAGCAATGGGAAGGACACATCATTATCTAAACAGGAGTCCAGCTTTGTTATAAAACTCCAAACCCCACCAGATCTTTGCAGagtcaacaaacacaaaagatatGAATCACCATTCCTGAAAAGCAACCAGTTGAAAACACTAGAAACAGAAGACTCTCTAACTGATTCCAATGAACTTGAACTTCAAGGTGAAAATGCTGGCAACACAGAGATCGCTGAGCAAGCCTATGAACCAACTGACTGGAAGTACTTTATAAGCAAGGAAGACACCACACCAAGCACCCTTGAACAGATGTTTATGAAGAAGGGATGGGGTTATGAATGTTCTACTCCAACATCAAAAATGTTTAGGGATTATTATTGGATCATGGattcagatgatgatgatgatgatgatgatgatgatgatgatgatgatgaagaggagaaggagaaattgAAGGAAGAGCAGACAGAAAAGAAGTAG